A genome region from Ralstonia solanacearum K60 includes the following:
- a CDS encoding aspartate kinase, whose product MALIVHKYGGTSMGSVERIKNVAKRVAKWHRAGHQIVVVPSAMSGETNRLLGMAKEISAQPDPRELDMIASTGEQVSVGLLAIALHAEGIDAISYTGWQVPVQTDSAYTKARIQSIDDERVRADLEAGRVVVITGFQGIDGEGHITTLGRGGSDTSAVAVAAALEAEECLIYTDVDGVYTTDPRVVDDARRLDRITFEEMLEMASLGSKVLQIRSVEFAGKYRVKTRVLSSLTDPLMPLEVEMHSGTLITFEEDSNMEAAAISGIAFARDEAKITVIGVPDKPGIAYQILGPVADANIDVDMIIQNQSMDGKTDFTFTVPRGDYQRALGILTDSVKGHIGAQSVAGDPKVSKVSVVGVGMRSHVGIASKMFRTLSEEGINIQMISTSEIKISVLIDEKYMELAVRALHKAFELDQA is encoded by the coding sequence ATGGCTCTCATCGTTCACAAATACGGCGGCACGTCGATGGGTTCGGTTGAACGCATCAAGAACGTCGCCAAGCGCGTCGCCAAGTGGCACCGCGCCGGTCACCAGATCGTGGTCGTGCCGTCGGCCATGTCCGGCGAAACCAACCGCCTGCTGGGCATGGCCAAAGAAATTTCGGCCCAGCCCGACCCGCGTGAACTCGACATGATTGCCTCGACCGGCGAGCAGGTGAGCGTGGGGCTGCTGGCCATCGCGCTGCATGCCGAAGGCATCGACGCGATCAGCTATACCGGCTGGCAAGTGCCGGTGCAGACCGATTCCGCTTACACCAAGGCCCGCATCCAGTCGATCGACGACGAGCGCGTGCGCGCCGATCTCGAGGCCGGCCGCGTGGTTGTCATCACAGGCTTCCAGGGCATCGATGGCGAAGGCCACATCACCACGCTCGGCCGCGGCGGTTCCGATACCTCGGCCGTGGCGGTCGCCGCCGCGCTGGAAGCGGAGGAATGCCTGATCTACACCGACGTCGACGGGGTCTACACGACCGACCCGCGCGTGGTGGACGATGCCCGCCGCTTGGACAGGATCACCTTCGAAGAGATGCTGGAAATGGCCAGCCTCGGCTCCAAGGTGCTGCAGATCCGCTCGGTGGAGTTCGCCGGCAAGTACCGCGTGAAGACCCGCGTGCTGTCGTCGCTGACCGACCCGCTGATGCCGCTCGAGGTGGAAATGCACTCGGGCACGCTGATTACTTTTGAGGAAGATTCGAACATGGAAGCCGCCGCCATTTCCGGCATCGCCTTTGCCCGCGACGAAGCCAAGATCACCGTGATCGGTGTGCCGGACAAGCCCGGTATCGCGTACCAGATCCTGGGTCCGGTCGCCGATGCCAACATCGACGTCGACATGATCATCCAGAACCAGTCGATGGACGGCAAGACGGACTTCACCTTCACCGTGCCGCGCGGCGACTACCAGCGCGCACTGGGCATCCTCACCGACAGCGTGAAGGGCCACATCGGCGCGCAGAGCGTGGCGGGCGACCCGAAGGTGTCGAAGGTGTCGGTGGTGGGTGTGGGCATGCGCTCGCACGTGGGCATCGCTAGCAAGATGTTCCGCACGTTGTCGGAAGAGGGCATCAACATCCAGATGATCTCCACCTCGGAGATCAAGATCTCGGTGCTGATCGACGAGAAGTACATGGAGCTGGCCGTGCGCGCGCTCCACAAGGCGTTCGAGCTGGATCAGGCCTGA
- the tilS gene encoding tRNA lysidine(34) synthetase TilS — MLLVDKVAQRVAACAAFVVSGGRPTVAVALSGGRDSAALLHAAAAWRDAAGAPVRLVALHVHHGLQADADAWEAACVRMAAAVDVECHVRRVRVSVDAGRGVEEAAREARYAALDALCAEIGATLLLTAHHLDDQAETVLLQLLRGAGLDGLSAMPMERLGGVTLLRPWLDVPRSDIEAYVRTHALAWVDDPSNDDARYARNALRPLLAGMAEHFPAYRASLARSAAHLAEAAALIDEIAQADLARIAPAGTLALADLAALSGPRQRAVLRAWLAGTGLRAVSSRRLEDLRAQLLTARTDGALCVRLPGVQVRRYRGRAWIEVAGQPEAGPADCSITVSQFDPVRPEVQRVEVAEWGGALLFSPAQADGIDARILRARLSLTARRGGERIVLRPGGPSRALKQAYQEAGIPAWARARLPLLYAGDRLVFAAGLGLDRSTVATGPGWCIAWLPARGGDVPGAS, encoded by the coding sequence GTGCTGCTGGTCGACAAGGTCGCACAACGCGTTGCCGCGTGTGCGGCCTTTGTTGTTTCTGGCGGGCGGCCGACGGTCGCGGTTGCGCTGTCGGGCGGACGCGATTCCGCGGCGCTGCTGCATGCCGCCGCTGCGTGGCGCGATGCCGCCGGCGCGCCGGTGCGGCTGGTCGCGCTGCACGTCCACCATGGCTTGCAGGCCGATGCGGATGCGTGGGAAGCCGCCTGCGTACGGATGGCCGCTGCCGTCGATGTCGAATGCCATGTGCGTCGCGTGCGCGTGTCCGTCGATGCGGGGCGCGGCGTCGAGGAGGCCGCGCGCGAAGCCCGCTACGCCGCGCTCGACGCGCTTTGCGCCGAGATTGGCGCCACCCTCCTGCTGACCGCCCATCATCTCGACGACCAGGCCGAGACCGTGCTGCTGCAGTTGCTGCGCGGCGCCGGCCTCGATGGCCTGTCGGCCATGCCGATGGAGCGGCTGGGCGGCGTGACGCTGCTGCGCCCCTGGCTGGACGTGCCGCGCAGCGACATCGAAGCCTATGTCCGGACCCATGCCCTTGCGTGGGTCGATGACCCTTCCAATGATGATGCCCGCTACGCTCGCAATGCGCTGCGGCCACTGCTGGCCGGCATGGCGGAGCATTTCCCGGCCTACCGGGCATCGCTGGCGCGCAGCGCGGCGCATCTGGCCGAGGCCGCGGCGCTGATCGACGAGATCGCGCAGGCCGATCTCGCCCGGATCGCGCCGGCGGGCACGCTGGCGCTGGCGGACCTGGCGGCGCTGTCCGGGCCGCGTCAGCGCGCGGTGCTGCGGGCATGGCTGGCCGGGACCGGGCTGCGCGCAGTATCTTCGCGGCGGCTGGAGGATCTGCGCGCGCAGTTGCTGACCGCCCGCACCGACGGCGCGCTGTGCGTTCGCCTGCCGGGCGTGCAGGTGCGGCGCTACCGTGGGCGGGCGTGGATCGAAGTGGCCGGGCAGCCCGAGGCCGGGCCCGCGGATTGCTCGATCACTGTCTCGCAGTTCGATCCGGTCCGGCCCGAGGTCCAGCGGGTGGAGGTGGCGGAGTGGGGCGGTGCCCTGCTGTTCTCTCCGGCCCAGGCGGACGGCATCGACGCGCGGATCCTGCGGGCGCGCCTGTCACTGACCGCCCGGCGCGGCGGTGAGCGCATCGTGCTGCGGCCGGGCGGGCCGTCGCGGGCGCTCAAGCAGGCGTATCAGGAAGCCGGCATCCCGGCGTGGGCGCGCGCCCGGTTGCCCTTGCTGTATGCGGGCGACCGGTTGGTCTTCGCCGCAGGGCTGGGCCTGGACCGGTCGACCGTCGCTACGGGCCCCGGCTGGTGCATTGCGTGGCTGCCGGCGAGGGGCGGGGACGTGCCGGGCGCAAGTTGA
- a CDS encoding acetyl-CoA carboxylase carboxyltransferase subunit alpha — protein sequence MKTTFLEFEQPIAELEAKIEELRFVQDDSAVDISEEISRLAAKSQQLTKDLYATLSPWQVAQIARHPQRPYTLDYVREIFTDFHELHGDRTFADDLSIVGGLARFNGQPCMVIGHQKGRDTKERALRNFGMSKPEGYRKAKRLMELADKFGLPIFTFVDTPGAFPGIDAEERGQSEAIGHNLFVMAGLKVPLIATIIGEGGSGGALAIAMGDSVIMLQFATYAVISPEGCASILWKTAEKAPEAAEALGLTAHRLKALGLIDKIVNEPLGGAHRDPKGMATMLKRALAESLRQFQGMKTSELQARRHERLMAYGKFKEAGAN from the coding sequence ATGAAAACAACCTTCCTGGAGTTCGAGCAGCCGATCGCAGAACTTGAAGCGAAGATCGAAGAACTTCGCTTCGTGCAGGACGATTCGGCCGTCGACATTTCCGAAGAAATCTCCCGCCTGGCCGCGAAAAGCCAGCAGTTGACCAAGGACCTGTACGCCACCCTGTCGCCCTGGCAGGTCGCGCAGATCGCACGGCATCCGCAGCGTCCGTACACGCTGGACTACGTTCGCGAAATCTTCACCGACTTCCACGAGCTGCACGGCGACCGCACGTTCGCGGACGACCTGTCGATCGTCGGCGGCTTGGCGCGCTTCAACGGCCAGCCGTGCATGGTGATCGGCCACCAGAAGGGGCGCGACACCAAGGAGCGCGCGCTGCGCAACTTCGGCATGTCCAAGCCCGAGGGCTACCGCAAGGCCAAGCGCCTGATGGAACTCGCCGACAAGTTCGGCCTGCCGATCTTCACCTTCGTCGACACGCCCGGCGCGTTCCCCGGCATCGACGCCGAAGAGCGCGGCCAGTCGGAGGCCATCGGCCACAACTTGTTCGTGATGGCCGGCCTGAAGGTGCCCCTGATCGCCACCATCATCGGTGAGGGTGGTTCGGGCGGCGCGCTGGCGATCGCCATGGGCGACTCGGTGATCATGCTGCAGTTCGCCACGTATGCCGTGATCTCGCCGGAAGGCTGCGCGTCGATCCTGTGGAAGACCGCCGAGAAGGCGCCGGAAGCCGCCGAGGCGCTGGGTCTGACCGCGCACCGCCTCAAGGCGCTGGGCCTGATCGACAAGATCGTCAACGAGCCGCTGGGCGGCGCGCACCGCGATCCGAAGGGCATGGCGACGATGCTCAAGCGCGCGCTGGCCGAGTCGCTGCGCCAGTTCCAGGGTATGAAGACGTCCGAGTTGCAGGCGCGCCGTCATGAGCGCCTGATGGCCTATGGCAAGTTCAAGGAAGCCGGCGCGAACTGA
- a CDS encoding DNA-3-methyladenine glycosylase family protein, whose translation METRMNAVAKKAGATRTATAKKAAPAKVPAAKKAVAKRVDGVASTTAAAKEAAIQAGGNAPKVPKAPAKRAAAGSKVPLPETTPASSEPLPVPADAVTLSGPPAYWQDACADLMKRDRILRKIIPAFGPAHLASRGDPFVTLARSIVGQQISVKAAQSVWERLVEACPKLVPAQFLRAGHEKLAGCGLSKRKAEYILDLAEHFRNGTVHVAKWAEMEDEDVIAELTQIRGIGRWTAEMFLMFNLLRPNVLPLDDIGLINAISQNYFSGEPVTRSEAREVAANWEPWRTVATWYMWRSLDTATTY comes from the coding sequence ATGGAGACGCGCATGAACGCGGTGGCCAAGAAAGCCGGCGCAACGCGCACGGCGACTGCCAAAAAGGCGGCGCCGGCAAAGGTGCCCGCTGCCAAAAAAGCAGTGGCCAAGCGCGTCGACGGCGTGGCGAGCACGACGGCCGCCGCCAAGGAGGCGGCGATCCAGGCGGGCGGCAACGCGCCCAAGGTGCCCAAGGCGCCGGCCAAGCGCGCTGCCGCGGGGTCCAAGGTGCCGCTGCCCGAAACGACGCCGGCTTCCAGCGAACCGCTGCCGGTCCCGGCGGATGCGGTGACGTTGTCGGGTCCGCCCGCCTACTGGCAGGACGCCTGCGCCGACCTGATGAAGCGCGATCGCATTCTGCGCAAGATCATCCCGGCGTTCGGTCCGGCGCACCTGGCGTCGCGGGGTGACCCGTTTGTCACGCTGGCACGCTCGATCGTGGGCCAGCAGATTTCCGTCAAGGCGGCGCAATCCGTATGGGAGCGCCTGGTCGAGGCGTGCCCCAAGCTGGTGCCCGCACAGTTCCTGCGCGCCGGCCACGAGAAGCTGGCGGGCTGCGGGCTGTCCAAGCGCAAGGCCGAGTACATCCTCGATCTGGCCGAGCACTTCCGCAACGGCACGGTCCACGTGGCCAAGTGGGCGGAAATGGAAGACGAGGACGTGATCGCCGAACTCACCCAGATCCGCGGCATCGGCCGCTGGACGGCGGAAATGTTCCTGATGTTCAACCTGCTGCGCCCGAACGTGCTGCCGCTGGACGACATCGGCCTGATCAACGCGATCTCGCAGAACTATTTCAGTGGCGAGCCCGTCACCCGCAGCGAGGCGCGCGAAGTCGCCGCCAACTGGGAGCCGTGGCGCACGGTGGCCACGTGGTACATGTGGCGCAGCCTCGATACGGCCACCACCTATTGA
- the cysS gene encoding cysteine--tRNA ligase, which produces MESLKIYNTLAREKQTFVPIESGRVRMYVCGMTVYDYCHVGHARVMVVFDMVQRWLRASGYGVTYVRNITDIDDKIIKRAVENGETIGALTDRFIAAMHEDADALGVQRPDREPRATEYVPQMLSMIGKLQANGLAYQAADGDVNYAVRKFAGYGKLSGKSLEDLRAGERVAANDAKQDPLDFVLWKSAKVDEPAESRWPSPWGEGRPGWHIECSAMSCELLGTHFDLHGGGADLQFPHHENEIAQAEGANGNTFVNTWMHNGFVRVNDEKMSKSLGNFFTIREVLKVYDPEVVRFFILRSHYRSDLNYSDAHLDDARHALTRLYTALKDVPAAVGAKPDWSEPHGQRFREAMNDDFNTPVAMAVLFELASEVNKTRSAALASQLAALGGVMGLLGRDPHAFLQGGVGAAADGLDTVEVEARIEARRVAKAARDFARADGIRADLLAAGIVLEDKPGGVTEWRRA; this is translated from the coding sequence ATGGAATCACTCAAGATCTACAACACGCTCGCGCGTGAGAAACAGACGTTCGTCCCCATCGAGTCCGGCCGCGTGCGTATGTACGTGTGCGGGATGACGGTGTACGACTACTGTCACGTCGGGCATGCGCGGGTGATGGTGGTGTTCGACATGGTGCAGCGCTGGCTGCGCGCGTCGGGTTACGGCGTGACCTACGTGCGCAACATCACCGACATCGACGACAAGATCATCAAGCGCGCGGTCGAGAACGGCGAGACCATCGGCGCGCTCACCGACCGCTTCATCGCCGCCATGCACGAAGACGCCGATGCGCTCGGTGTGCAGCGTCCCGACCGCGAGCCGCGCGCCACCGAATACGTGCCGCAGATGCTGTCGATGATCGGCAAGCTGCAGGCCAACGGCCTGGCCTACCAGGCGGCCGACGGCGACGTGAACTATGCGGTGCGCAAGTTCGCGGGCTACGGCAAGCTGTCGGGCAAGTCGCTCGAAGACCTGCGCGCCGGCGAGCGCGTGGCCGCCAACGACGCCAAGCAGGATCCGCTCGACTTCGTGCTGTGGAAGTCCGCCAAGGTCGATGAGCCGGCTGAGAGCCGCTGGCCCTCGCCGTGGGGCGAGGGCCGTCCGGGCTGGCATATCGAGTGCTCGGCGATGAGCTGCGAGCTGCTCGGCACGCATTTCGACCTGCACGGCGGCGGCGCCGACCTGCAGTTCCCGCACCACGAGAACGAGATCGCCCAGGCCGAGGGCGCCAACGGCAACACCTTCGTCAATACCTGGATGCACAACGGTTTCGTGCGCGTGAATGACGAGAAGATGTCGAAATCGCTCGGCAACTTCTTCACCATCCGCGAAGTGCTCAAGGTGTACGACCCGGAAGTCGTGCGTTTCTTCATCCTGCGCTCGCATTACCGCAGCGACCTGAACTACAGCGATGCGCACCTGGACGATGCGCGCCACGCGCTGACGCGCCTGTACACCGCGCTCAAGGATGTGCCCGCCGCGGTGGGAGCGAAGCCCGACTGGAGCGAGCCGCACGGCCAGCGTTTCCGCGAAGCGATGAACGACGACTTCAACACGCCCGTCGCCATGGCGGTGCTGTTCGAGCTGGCCAGCGAAGTGAACAAGACGCGCTCGGCGGCACTGGCCAGCCAGCTGGCGGCGCTCGGGGGCGTGATGGGCCTGCTGGGCCGCGATCCGCATGCCTTCCTGCAGGGCGGCGTCGGCGCGGCCGCCGACGGCCTGGATACGGTCGAGGTGGAGGCGCGCATCGAAGCCCGCCGCGTTGCCAAGGCTGCGCGCGACTTCGCCCGCGCCGACGGCATCCGCGCCGACCTGCTGGCGGCCGGCATCGTGCTCGAAGACAAGCCGGGCGGCGTGACCGAATGGAGACGCGCATGA
- a CDS encoding tetratricopeptide repeat protein — protein sequence MNSTLRCCTLALGAALTGLVAMTAAPAFAQTAAPGIALPADLTPNTPQPPQVARQKRIDAWLAGKQYAQALAELDKDVASQPRNAQARFQRAVALAGLGRSDDAVVAFSQMTQDFPELPEPYINLATLYAERGELQRARETLIMATRVAPENALAQSNLGDIYVRLAAQSYQNALKLSPKNAAARARLDALPDLPGVHAAPSKPEAEPSAASSVKAKPVKR from the coding sequence ATGAACAGTACGCTGCGATGCTGCACCCTCGCCCTCGGTGCAGCGCTGACCGGCCTCGTTGCAATGACCGCCGCGCCGGCCTTCGCGCAGACCGCCGCCCCCGGCATCGCCCTGCCCGCCGACCTGACGCCCAACACCCCGCAGCCGCCGCAGGTCGCGCGCCAGAAGCGCATCGACGCGTGGCTCGCCGGAAAACAGTACGCACAGGCGCTGGCCGAGCTCGACAAGGATGTCGCCTCGCAGCCGCGCAACGCACAGGCCCGATTCCAGCGCGCCGTGGCCCTGGCCGGCCTGGGCCGCAGCGACGACGCCGTGGTCGCCTTCAGCCAGATGACGCAGGATTTTCCCGAACTGCCCGAGCCGTATATCAACCTGGCCACGCTCTACGCCGAGCGCGGTGAGCTGCAGCGCGCCCGCGAGACCCTGATCATGGCCACCCGTGTCGCGCCGGAAAACGCGCTGGCGCAGAGCAACCTGGGCGATATCTATGTGCGGCTGGCGGCGCAGTCCTATCAGAACGCGCTCAAGCTGAGCCCGAAGAACGCCGCCGCGCGCGCCCGGCTCGATGCCCTGCCCGATCTGCCCGGCGTCCACGCCGCGCCGTCCAAACCCGAGGCCGAACCGTCCGCTGCCAGCAGCGTGAAGGCCAAGCCGGTCAAGCGCTGA
- a CDS encoding peptidylprolyl isomerase, translated as MLRIRSLFAGLVCALAVSVSAAATPAPRVQFKTSLGNFTVEVYPDKAPKTVANFLQYVKDGFYKGTIFHRVMDGFMIQGGGFTADMKQKDTRPPIEIESKNGLKNDKYTIAMARTMDPNSATAQFYVNVVNNDMLNYPGQDGYGYTVFGKIVEGTDTIDKIKGVETTTKLPHQNVPVKPIVIESATLVTK; from the coding sequence ATGCTCCGTATCCGCTCCCTCTTTGCCGGGCTCGTGTGTGCGCTGGCCGTTTCCGTCAGCGCGGCCGCCACGCCTGCACCGCGCGTGCAGTTCAAGACGTCGCTGGGCAACTTCACCGTCGAGGTGTACCCGGACAAGGCGCCCAAGACCGTCGCCAACTTCCTGCAGTACGTGAAGGACGGCTTCTACAAGGGCACCATCTTCCACCGCGTGATGGACGGCTTCATGATCCAGGGCGGCGGCTTCACGGCCGACATGAAGCAGAAGGACACGCGGCCGCCCATCGAGATCGAATCGAAGAACGGCCTGAAGAACGACAAGTACACCATCGCCATGGCGCGCACCATGGACCCGAACTCCGCCACCGCGCAGTTCTACGTCAACGTGGTCAATAACGACATGCTGAACTACCCGGGCCAGGACGGTTACGGCTACACCGTGTTCGGCAAGATCGTCGAAGGCACCGACACCATCGACAAGATCAAGGGCGTGGAGACCACCACCAAGCTCCCGCACCAGAATGTGCCCGTCAAGCCGATCGTGATCGAATCGGCCACCCTCGTCACCAAGTAA
- a CDS encoding peptidylprolyl isomerase, with translation MTQVKLHTNHGDITLALDAEKAPKTVANFVHYVKKGHYNGTVFHRVIKGFMIQGGGFEPGADMNQKPTDAPIDNEANNGLKNERGSIAMARTNDPHSATAQFFINTVDNDFLNHTSPTPQGWGYAVFGKVTEGLDVVDKIRAVRTGNRGYHQDVPLDDVVIERAEVIE, from the coding sequence ATGACCCAAGTCAAGCTGCACACCAACCACGGCGACATCACGCTGGCCCTGGACGCCGAGAAGGCGCCCAAGACCGTCGCCAATTTCGTCCACTACGTCAAGAAGGGCCACTACAACGGCACGGTGTTCCACCGCGTCATCAAGGGCTTCATGATCCAGGGCGGCGGCTTCGAGCCGGGCGCCGACATGAACCAGAAGCCGACCGACGCACCGATCGACAACGAGGCCAACAACGGCCTGAAGAACGAACGCGGCTCGATTGCCATGGCCCGCACCAACGACCCGCACTCGGCCACGGCCCAGTTCTTCATCAACACGGTTGACAACGACTTCCTCAACCACACCTCGCCGACGCCGCAGGGCTGGGGCTATGCCGTGTTCGGCAAGGTGACCGAGGGCCTGGACGTGGTCGACAAGATCCGTGCCGTGCGCACCGGCAACCGCGGCTACCACCAGGACGTGCCGCTGGACGACGTGGTGATCGAACGCGCCGAAGTGATCGAATGA
- a CDS encoding UDP-2,3-diacylglucosamine diphosphatase, which produces MNDAATASALKTPVRVSGPVFFISDLHLSAGMPATAAAFERFVRTRAREARTLVILGDFFEYWVGDEELADPFHRHVATLLAELAQAGTRVLLMHGNRDFLLGQRFLATAQATLLPDPSVLEADGRRIVLAHGDALCTRDAAYMRFRRWTRRRWVQQLFLAMPLRWRLRIAQKMRADSEAGRALSANVAGEPRAAAVMGDVAPEAVDALFKSAGIPLLIHGHTHRPRLHHEPGGERWVLSDWDFDHAQPRGSFLKLQDGVLTVEPVTA; this is translated from the coding sequence ATGAACGATGCGGCAACGGCGTCCGCATTGAAGACACCGGTCCGGGTTTCGGGGCCGGTGTTTTTCATTTCGGACCTGCACCTGAGCGCCGGCATGCCCGCCACGGCTGCCGCGTTCGAGCGCTTCGTGCGCACGCGGGCGCGCGAGGCCCGCACGCTCGTGATCCTGGGCGATTTCTTCGAATACTGGGTCGGCGATGAAGAACTCGCCGATCCGTTCCACCGGCACGTCGCCACGCTGCTCGCCGAACTGGCGCAGGCCGGCACGCGCGTGCTGCTCATGCACGGCAACCGCGACTTCCTGCTGGGCCAGCGCTTCCTGGCGACCGCGCAGGCGACGCTGCTGCCCGATCCGAGCGTGCTGGAAGCGGATGGCCGGCGCATCGTGCTGGCGCACGGCGATGCGCTGTGCACGCGCGATGCGGCCTACATGCGGTTCCGCCGCTGGACCCGCAGACGCTGGGTGCAGCAGCTCTTCCTGGCAATGCCGCTGCGCTGGCGGCTGCGGATCGCGCAGAAGATGCGCGCCGACAGCGAAGCCGGCCGCGCGCTGTCGGCCAACGTGGCGGGCGAACCGCGCGCGGCGGCGGTGATGGGCGACGTGGCGCCCGAAGCGGTGGACGCGTTGTTCAAGTCCGCCGGCATCCCGCTCCTGATCCACGGCCACACGCACCGCCCGCGGCTGCACCACGAGCCCGGCGGCGAGCGCTGGGTCCTCTCCGACTGGGATTTCGATCACGCGCAGCCGCGCGGCAGCTTCCTCAAGCTGCAGGACGGCGTGCTGACGGTCGAGCCGGTAACGGCGTGA
- the cysE gene encoding serine O-acetyltransferase, producing the protein MFTRIREDIRAIMERDPAARSRWEVLTCYPGLHAIIVHRVAHACWGAGFRWLGRWFSHLGRFLTGIEIHPGAQVGRRVFIDHGMGVVIGETAEIGDDCTIYQGVTLGGTSLYKGAKRHPTLGKGVVVSAGAKVLGGFVIGDGARVGSNAVVLKPVPAGATAVGIPARIIERDAPEVAQPALKQEFSAYGITPDADDPVSLALKRLIDHSALQQERIESILTALDRLGAHLENSPNDPFDASELKRMLK; encoded by the coding sequence ATGTTCACACGCATTCGCGAAGATATCCGCGCCATCATGGAGCGAGACCCGGCCGCGCGCAGCCGCTGGGAAGTGCTGACCTGCTACCCGGGCCTGCACGCCATCATCGTCCATCGGGTCGCGCATGCGTGTTGGGGCGCGGGCTTCAGGTGGCTGGGCCGGTGGTTCTCGCACCTGGGCCGCTTCCTGACCGGTATCGAGATCCACCCCGGTGCGCAGGTCGGCCGGCGCGTGTTCATCGACCACGGCATGGGCGTCGTGATCGGCGAGACCGCCGAGATTGGCGACGACTGCACGATTTACCAGGGCGTGACGCTGGGCGGCACTTCGCTCTACAAGGGCGCCAAGCGGCATCCGACGCTGGGCAAGGGGGTCGTGGTCAGCGCGGGCGCCAAGGTGCTCGGCGGGTTTGTGATCGGCGATGGCGCGCGGGTCGGCTCCAACGCGGTGGTGCTCAAGCCGGTGCCGGCGGGGGCCACGGCGGTCGGCATTCCCGCCCGCATCATCGAGCGCGACGCGCCGGAGGTGGCCCAGCCGGCGCTCAAGCAGGAGTTCTCGGCCTACGGCATCACGCCGGATGCGGACGACCCGGTCTCGCTCGCGCTCAAGCGGCTGATCGACCATAGCGCGCTCCAGCAGGAGCGCATCGAGTCCATCCTGACCGCGCTGGACCGCCTGGGCGCCCACCTCGAGAACTCGCCCAACGATCCGTTCGATGCAAGCGAACTCAAGCGGATGCTGAAGTGA